One Mycolicibacter sp. MU0083 DNA window includes the following coding sequences:
- a CDS encoding hemophore-related protein, with protein sequence MSDVVRRCAVGVCAALVLVAGQAAASADPAVDTNCSYDQVVAAMRAQSPGVAAQFDATPAAQAWLQNYIAAPPAQRRQMIDQVQGTPDAGPYTALFGPLASICGDY encoded by the coding sequence ATGTCGGATGTGGTGAGGCGGTGCGCAGTAGGGGTGTGCGCCGCATTGGTGTTGGTCGCCGGACAGGCGGCGGCGTCGGCGGACCCTGCTGTCGACACGAACTGCAGTTATGACCAGGTCGTAGCGGCCATGCGGGCACAATCGCCGGGTGTCGCGGCGCAATTCGACGCCACTCCCGCCGCACAGGCGTGGTTGCAGAATTACATCGCGGCGCCGCCGGCGCAGCGTCGACAGATGATCGACCAGGTGCAGGGGACCCCCGATGCCGGGCCCTACACCGCGTTGTTCGGTCCGCTGGCAAGCATCTGCGGGGACTACTGA
- the nei2 gene encoding endonuclease VIII Nei2 translates to MPEGDTVFHTAAVLSDALMGKTLTRCDIRVPRYAEVDLSGRRVDEVISRGKHLFIRVGSASIHSHLKMEGSWRIGRRPVDHRTRIILEAGPVRATGSDLGTLEVLKRGDDAAVVAHLGPDLLGDDWDPGVAAANLLTDPGRPLAAALLDQSVVAGIGNVYCNELCFVVGRLPQTPVGDLPDPERLVARAREMLWANRLRWNRCTTGDTRPGRRLWVYGRAGSPCRRCGSPVVSDRNAERIRFWCPVCQR, encoded by the coding sequence ATGCCCGAGGGCGACACCGTCTTTCATACCGCGGCCGTGCTGTCGGATGCCTTGATGGGAAAGACCCTGACCCGCTGCGACATCCGGGTTCCGCGTTACGCCGAGGTCGATCTGTCCGGCCGGCGGGTCGACGAGGTGATCAGCCGCGGCAAGCATCTGTTCATCCGGGTCGGATCGGCCAGCATCCACTCGCATCTGAAGATGGAGGGCAGCTGGCGGATCGGCCGTCGTCCCGTCGATCACCGGACGCGGATCATCTTGGAGGCCGGACCCGTTCGTGCGACCGGGAGCGACTTGGGCACGCTGGAGGTGCTCAAACGCGGTGACGACGCGGCGGTGGTCGCGCACCTGGGTCCGGACCTGCTGGGCGATGATTGGGACCCGGGTGTCGCGGCGGCCAACCTGCTCACCGATCCGGGCCGTCCGCTGGCCGCTGCTCTGCTGGACCAGTCCGTAGTGGCCGGTATCGGCAACGTCTACTGCAACGAACTGTGTTTCGTGGTGGGGAGATTGCCGCAGACTCCGGTGGGTGATCTGCCCGATCCAGAACGACTGGTGGCACGGGCACGCGAGATGCTGTGGGCGAATCGCCTGCGTTGGAACCGCTGCACCACCGGCGACACCCGTCCCGGTCGACGGCTGTGGGTGTACGGCCGTGCGGGATCACCCTGCCGTCGCTGCGGCAGCCCGGTCGTCTCGGACCGCAACGCGGAGCGAATCCGGTTCTGGTGTCCGGTCTGTCAGCGCTGA
- a CDS encoding ATP-dependent helicase produces MSPNQQASPDSLARFSALARDWFTGTFTAPTPAQAQAWAAIADGHNTLVVAPTGSGKTLAAFLWALDRLAADPGSGTRVLYISPLKALAVDVERNLRTPLAGMSRLAAHRGLPAPDITVGVRSGDTSPARRRELVARPPDILITTPESLFLMLTSAAAETLTGIRTVIVDEVHAVAATKRGAHLALSLERLDAMLSRPAQRIGLSATVRPAEEVARFLSGQSPTTVVAPPAAKTFELTVQVPVPDMASPAEGSVWPEVEERVVDLIEAHRSSIVFANSRRLAERLTARLNEIHAERGTDTADPAVPLARAHHGSVSLQTRADVEEDLKSGRLRAVVATSSLELGIDMGAVDLVIQIEAPPSVASGLQRIGRAGHQVGEVSAGVLIPKHRTDLIGCAVAVQQMLAGQIESLTVPANPLDILAQQTVAAAALAPLDAEEWFDTVRRSAPFATLSREVFEATLDLLSGKYPSTEFAELRPRLVYDRDRGTLTGRPGAQRLAITSGGAIPDRGLFTVYLAGVEKPSRVGELDEEMVYESRPGDVISLGASSWRITEITHDRVLVVPAPGQPGRLPFWHGDGVGRPAELGAALGAFTGELAALDRESFEKRCTGLGFDDYAVENLHRLLDDQRTATGAVPTDTTLVVERFRDELGDWRVVLHSPYGLRVNGPLALAVGRRLRERYGIDEKPTASDDGIVVRLPDSDLESDAAGALGAPPAFGELFVFDADEIAAVVTDEVGGSALFASRFRECAARALLLPRRHPGRRTPLWQQRQRAAQLLDVARKYPAFPIVLETVRECLQDVYDVPALTALMARIAQRRVRLVEVETATPSPFAASLLFGYVGAFIYEGDTPLAERRAAALSLDPTLLAQLLGRVELRELLDVEVIATVTAQLQHLTAERAARDAEGVADLLRLLGPLTAEEITARADASEDAVGGWLEHLRAARRVLSVAFAGRHWWVAIEDIGRLRDGLGVAVPPGIPAGFTEPVTDPLGELLGRFARARGPFTTGQAADRFGLGVRVAADTLGRLAADGRVVRGEFTDFPDSPGEQWCDTEVLRILRRRSLAALRSAIEPVSTAAYGRFLPAWQQVGSPGVAAASGVDGLAEVIAQLAGVPLPASAVEPLIFGQRVADYAPAMLDELLASGEVLWSGAGAPAGSAPAADGWISFHLADSATLTLAPGATVEFGPAHRAILDALAGGGAYFFRQLGGDVGEAELKAALWELIWAGWVTGDTFAPVRAVLAGTRRSRPAHRSTRPPRLSRFHVAQATARAADPTVAGRWSALPAPEPDATLRAHHTAELLLHRHGVLTRGAVAAESVPGAFAGVYKVLSAFEHAGRCQRGYFIESLGAAQFAMSATVDRLRGYLDGVDPSSPDYRAVALAAADPANPYGAALNWPAHPGQARPGRKAGALVVLVDGELVWFVERGGRSLLSFTDSAAAQHAAAAALTGLISDRRIDGFLIERIDGVAVLQSGDSPTVAALSDAGFSRTPRGLRMR; encoded by the coding sequence GTGAGCCCGAACCAGCAAGCGTCCCCGGATTCGCTGGCGCGCTTCTCGGCGCTGGCCCGGGACTGGTTCACCGGAACGTTCACCGCCCCCACCCCGGCCCAGGCGCAGGCCTGGGCGGCGATCGCCGACGGGCACAACACCCTGGTCGTCGCGCCCACCGGTTCCGGCAAGACGCTGGCGGCCTTCCTGTGGGCGCTCGACCGCCTGGCCGCCGACCCCGGCAGCGGAACCCGAGTGCTCTACATCTCGCCGCTGAAGGCGCTGGCCGTCGACGTCGAACGCAACCTGCGGACGCCGTTGGCCGGGATGTCGCGGCTGGCCGCCCATCGCGGCCTGCCGGCCCCCGACATCACCGTCGGTGTGCGGTCGGGTGACACCTCCCCGGCACGGCGACGCGAACTGGTCGCCAGACCTCCCGACATTCTGATCACCACCCCGGAGTCGCTGTTTCTCATGCTGACCTCGGCGGCCGCCGAAACGTTGACCGGCATCCGCACGGTGATCGTCGACGAGGTGCACGCGGTGGCCGCCACCAAGCGCGGCGCTCACCTGGCGTTGTCGTTGGAGCGCCTCGACGCGATGCTGTCCCGGCCCGCCCAGCGCATCGGACTCAGTGCCACCGTGCGTCCCGCCGAAGAGGTCGCGCGGTTCCTATCCGGGCAGTCCCCGACCACCGTGGTGGCTCCCCCGGCGGCCAAGACCTTCGAACTGACGGTGCAGGTGCCGGTTCCCGACATGGCCAGCCCCGCCGAGGGCTCAGTGTGGCCGGAGGTCGAGGAACGCGTCGTCGATCTCATCGAGGCGCACCGGTCGTCGATCGTGTTCGCCAATTCGCGGCGGCTCGCCGAACGCCTGACCGCGCGGCTCAACGAGATCCACGCCGAACGCGGCACCGACACCGCGGATCCCGCGGTACCGCTGGCCCGTGCACACCACGGGTCGGTGTCGCTGCAGACCCGCGCCGACGTCGAGGAGGACCTCAAAAGCGGGCGGCTTCGGGCGGTGGTCGCGACGTCGAGCCTGGAGCTCGGCATCGACATGGGCGCCGTCGATCTGGTCATCCAGATCGAAGCACCGCCGTCGGTGGCCAGTGGGCTCCAGCGCATCGGCCGGGCCGGCCATCAGGTCGGCGAGGTATCGGCGGGGGTCTTGATACCCAAACACCGCACGGACCTGATCGGGTGCGCCGTCGCGGTCCAGCAGATGCTGGCCGGCCAGATCGAATCCCTGACGGTGCCGGCCAACCCACTGGACATCCTGGCCCAGCAGACGGTGGCCGCTGCCGCGCTGGCACCGCTGGACGCCGAGGAGTGGTTCGACACCGTGCGCCGCAGTGCCCCGTTCGCCACCTTGTCGCGGGAGGTGTTCGAGGCGACCCTGGATCTGCTGTCGGGAAAATATCCGTCGACCGAGTTCGCCGAGCTACGCCCCCGGCTGGTCTACGACCGAGACCGTGGCACCCTGACCGGACGCCCGGGGGCACAGCGACTGGCGATCACCTCCGGTGGGGCCATCCCCGACCGCGGGCTGTTCACGGTGTATCTGGCGGGCGTCGAGAAGCCCTCTCGGGTCGGCGAACTCGACGAGGAGATGGTCTACGAATCACGGCCCGGTGACGTAATCTCGCTGGGCGCCAGCAGTTGGCGCATCACCGAGATCACCCATGACCGGGTGCTGGTGGTACCGGCTCCCGGGCAGCCCGGGCGCCTCCCGTTCTGGCACGGCGACGGGGTCGGGCGTCCCGCCGAACTCGGCGCTGCGCTGGGCGCGTTCACCGGAGAACTGGCCGCACTGGACCGCGAATCGTTCGAGAAGCGCTGCACCGGATTGGGTTTCGACGACTACGCGGTGGAGAACCTGCACCGGCTGCTCGACGATCAGCGCACCGCGACCGGGGCTGTCCCCACCGACACCACACTGGTGGTCGAGCGGTTCCGCGACGAACTCGGCGACTGGCGGGTGGTACTGCATTCCCCCTATGGGCTGCGGGTCAACGGGCCACTGGCGCTGGCGGTGGGCCGGCGGCTACGCGAGCGTTACGGCATCGACGAGAAGCCGACGGCATCCGACGACGGGATCGTGGTCCGGCTGCCCGATAGCGACCTGGAGTCCGACGCCGCCGGGGCGCTGGGGGCGCCGCCGGCTTTCGGGGAATTGTTCGTGTTCGACGCCGACGAGATCGCCGCGGTGGTCACCGACGAAGTCGGCGGGTCGGCCCTGTTCGCCTCCCGGTTCCGGGAGTGCGCGGCGCGGGCCCTGCTGTTGCCGCGCCGGCATCCCGGCCGGCGCACACCGCTGTGGCAGCAACGCCAGCGGGCCGCCCAGTTGCTCGACGTGGCACGGAAGTACCCGGCCTTCCCGATCGTGCTGGAAACGGTGCGCGAATGCCTGCAGGACGTCTACGACGTGCCCGCCCTGACGGCGTTGATGGCCCGCATCGCGCAGCGCCGGGTACGGCTGGTCGAAGTCGAGACGGCCACGCCGTCACCGTTCGCGGCGTCGTTGCTGTTCGGTTATGTGGGGGCGTTCATCTACGAGGGCGACACCCCGCTGGCCGAGCGCCGCGCCGCGGCGCTGTCGCTGGATCCCACCCTGCTGGCGCAACTGTTGGGCCGGGTCGAACTGCGCGAGCTGCTCGATGTCGAGGTGATCGCCACGGTCACCGCGCAACTGCAACACCTGACCGCCGAGCGGGCCGCCCGCGACGCCGAAGGGGTCGCGGATCTGCTGCGGTTGCTCGGGCCGCTGACCGCCGAGGAGATCACCGCCCGCGCCGACGCGTCGGAGGACGCCGTCGGCGGATGGCTGGAACACCTGCGGGCCGCCCGGCGGGTGCTGTCGGTGGCATTCGCCGGACGGCACTGGTGGGTGGCGATCGAGGACATCGGGCGGCTGCGCGACGGGCTCGGGGTGGCGGTCCCGCCCGGCATTCCCGCGGGCTTCACCGAGCCGGTCACCGATCCGCTCGGTGAGCTGTTGGGGCGGTTCGCCCGAGCGCGGGGGCCGTTCACCACCGGTCAGGCCGCCGACCGGTTCGGTCTGGGCGTGCGGGTGGCCGCGGACACGCTGGGCCGGCTGGCGGCCGACGGGCGGGTGGTGCGAGGTGAGTTCACCGATTTCCCGGACTCTCCCGGCGAACAGTGGTGCGACACCGAGGTGCTGCGCATCCTGCGTCGCCGGTCGCTGGCCGCGCTGCGCTCCGCGATCGAGCCGGTGTCGACGGCCGCCTACGGACGATTCCTGCCGGCCTGGCAGCAGGTCGGTTCGCCCGGTGTGGCTGCGGCATCCGGCGTCGACGGACTGGCCGAGGTGATCGCACAGCTCGCGGGCGTGCCGTTGCCGGCGTCGGCGGTCGAGCCGTTGATCTTCGGGCAGCGAGTCGCCGACTACGCGCCGGCCATGCTCGATGAGTTGCTGGCCTCCGGGGAGGTGTTGTGGTCGGGGGCGGGGGCGCCCGCCGGCAGCGCCCCGGCCGCCGACGGATGGATCAGCTTTCACCTGGCCGATTCGGCGACGCTGACGTTGGCGCCGGGGGCCACGGTCGAGTTCGGCCCCGCCCACCGGGCGATCCTGGACGCCCTGGCCGGTGGGGGCGCGTATTTCTTCCGCCAGCTGGGCGGCGATGTGGGCGAAGCGGAGCTCAAAGCCGCACTGTGGGAGTTGATCTGGGCGGGCTGGGTTACCGGTGACACGTTCGCACCGGTGCGCGCGGTGTTGGCGGGGACGCGGCGTTCCCGGCCCGCGCACCGCAGCACCCGCCCCCCTCGGCTGAGTCGTTTTCATGTCGCACAGGCCACCGCCCGGGCCGCGGACCCCACGGTGGCCGGGCGTTGGTCGGCGTTGCCCGCACCGGAGCCGGATGCCACCCTGCGGGCGCACCACACCGCCGAGTTGTTGCTGCACCGTCACGGGGTGCTGACCCGCGGCGCCGTCGCGGCCGAGTCGGTGCCCGGGGCCTTCGCCGGTGTGTACAAGGTGTTGTCGGCGTTCGAGCATGCCGGGCGTTGCCAGCGCGGCTATTTCATCGAGTCGCTCGGCGCGGCACAGTTCGCGATGTCCGCTACGGTGGACCGGCTTCGGGGTTATCTCGACGGGGTGGATCCCAGCAGCCCCGACTATCGCGCGGTGGCACTGGCCGCCGCCGACCCGGCGAATCCGTATGGGGCGGCGCTGAACTGGCCGGCACATCCCGGTCAGGCGCGACCGGGACGCAAGGCCGGCGCGTTGGTGGTGCTGGTCGACGGCGAACTGGTGTGGTTCGTCGAGCGCGGCGGGCGGTCACTGCTGAGCTTCACCGATTCCGCCGCGGCGCAGCATGCCGCGGCCGCTGCGTTGACCGGGCTGATCTCCGACCGGCGAATCGACGGGTTCTTGATCGAACGGATCGACGGGGTGGCGGTGCTGCAGTCCGGTGACTCGCCGACGGTGGCGGCCCTGTCCGACGCCGGGTTCTCGCGCACGCCACGCGGATTGCGGATGCGCTGA
- a CDS encoding CsbD family protein yields the protein MSDDNSATEDGVRGAVEGVKGKAKEVLGAVTGNDEMVREGRAQQDKGEAQRDAAKHQAEADAARAGAKAAEAREQSHQ from the coding sequence ATGTCTGACGACAACAGCGCCACCGAAGACGGCGTGCGGGGCGCCGTGGAGGGCGTCAAGGGCAAGGCGAAGGAAGTGCTCGGAGCCGTGACCGGAAACGACGAAATGGTTCGCGAAGGCCGGGCACAGCAAGACAAAGGCGAAGCCCAGCGAGATGCCGCCAAGCACCAGGCCGAAGCCGACGCGGCTCGGGCCGGAGCGAAGGCGGCCGAAGCGCGCGAGCAATCCCACCAATAG
- a CDS encoding pseudouridine synthase: MTRRRPAPLPVRDGLGPARLRLHGGPVAAELRARFGEAVAAKVAAGEVVTADGSAVDDATVLPAGTHVFLYRELPDEVPVPFDIPVLHRDADLVVVDKPHFLATMPRGRHVAQTALVRLRRELDLPELSPAHRLDRLTAGVLLFTTRRELRGRYQTLFARGAVRKHYLARSSAEPDGTFPRRIRNRIVKERGCLQAREVPGEPNAETLIEALGGGLYRLTPSTGRTHQLRVHLASIGLPIDGDPLYPRVVDVAADDFSRPLQLLAQRLEFDDPITGQPRCFVSDRALDHPPGPLPRFG; the protein is encoded by the coding sequence ATGACGCGCCGCCGCCCGGCCCCGTTGCCGGTGCGCGACGGCCTGGGGCCGGCCCGACTGCGCCTGCACGGCGGCCCGGTGGCCGCGGAGCTGCGTGCCCGCTTCGGTGAGGCAGTCGCCGCGAAGGTGGCGGCCGGCGAGGTGGTGACCGCCGATGGGTCCGCAGTCGACGACGCCACGGTGCTGCCGGCCGGAACCCACGTCTTCCTGTACCGGGAGCTGCCCGACGAGGTGCCGGTGCCCTTCGACATCCCGGTGCTGCACCGCGATGCGGACCTGGTCGTGGTGGACAAACCGCACTTCCTGGCGACCATGCCGCGCGGCCGGCACGTGGCACAGACCGCGCTGGTGCGGCTGCGGCGAGAACTGGACCTGCCCGAACTCAGCCCGGCGCACCGACTCGACCGCCTCACCGCGGGCGTCCTGCTGTTCACCACCCGCCGCGAGCTCCGCGGGCGCTACCAGACCCTGTTCGCGCGCGGCGCCGTGCGCAAGCACTACCTGGCACGGTCTTCGGCCGAACCCGACGGGACGTTTCCGCGACGGATACGCAACAGGATCGTCAAGGAGCGCGGCTGCCTGCAGGCTCGGGAAGTGCCCGGCGAGCCCAACGCCGAGACGTTGATCGAGGCGCTCGGCGGTGGGCTCTACCGGCTCACACCGAGCACCGGACGCACCCACCAGCTGCGGGTGCACCTGGCCTCGATCGGTCTGCCCATCGACGGCGACCCGCTCTACCCCCGGGTCGTCGACGTCGCCGCGGACGACTTCTCCCGGCCGCTGCAACTGTTGGCGCAGCGCCTGGAGTTCGACGACCCGATCACCGGGCAGCCACGGTGTTTCGTCAGCGATCGTGCGCTCGACCATCCACCGGGACCGCTGCCCCGGTTTGGGTAG
- a CDS encoding glycerol-3-phosphate dehydrogenase/oxidase: MSTLGPDQRAEAWERLGDEQFDVVVIGGGVVGAGSALDAATRGLKVALVEARDFAAGTSSRSSKMFHGGLRYLEQLEFGLVREALHERELSLTTLAPHLVKPLPFLYPLTRRWWERPYVASGIFLYDQLGGAKSVPAQRHLTRAGALRLSPGLKRSALIGGIRYFDTVVDDARHTLTVVRTAAHYGAVVRSSTQVVALLREGDRVTGVRVRDSEDGRTTEVRGHVVVNATGVWTDEIQALSRQRGRFHVRASKGVHIVVPRDRIVSEAAIILRTEKSVLFVIPWGTHWIIGTTDTDWNLDLAHPAATKADIDYILTHVNTALATPLTHADIEGVYAGLRPLLAGENDDTSKLSREHAVAVPSPGLVAIAGGKYTTYRVMGADAIDAAAEYVPTRVAPSITEKVPLVGADGYFALVNQAEHVGAEQGLHPYRVRHLLDRYGSLIHDVLALADGQPDLLDPIAEAPTYLKVEVAYAALAEGALHLEDVLARRTRIAIEYAHRGVNCAQEVAEVMAAALGWDDAAVAAEVANYAARVEAEILSQEQPDDESADALRASAPEARAEILEPIPLT; encoded by the coding sequence GTGAGCACGCTGGGACCTGACCAACGAGCAGAGGCCTGGGAACGTCTGGGCGACGAGCAGTTCGACGTAGTGGTGATCGGCGGTGGGGTGGTGGGCGCCGGAAGCGCGCTCGACGCCGCCACCCGCGGCCTCAAGGTGGCCCTGGTCGAGGCGCGAGACTTCGCCGCCGGGACGTCGAGCCGAAGCTCGAAGATGTTCCACGGTGGACTGCGCTATCTCGAGCAGTTGGAGTTCGGCCTGGTGCGCGAGGCGCTGCACGAACGCGAACTGTCGCTGACGACGCTGGCGCCGCACCTGGTCAAGCCGCTGCCGTTTCTGTACCCGCTGACCCGGCGGTGGTGGGAGCGGCCGTATGTGGCCAGCGGAATTTTCCTCTACGACCAGTTGGGTGGGGCGAAATCGGTTCCCGCGCAACGGCATCTGACTCGCGCCGGTGCGCTGCGGCTGAGCCCCGGGCTCAAGCGCAGTGCGCTGATCGGCGGCATCCGCTACTTCGACACCGTCGTCGACGACGCCCGGCACACCCTGACCGTGGTGCGCACCGCGGCGCACTACGGCGCGGTGGTCCGAAGCTCGACGCAGGTGGTCGCGCTGCTGCGCGAAGGCGACCGGGTGACCGGGGTGCGGGTCCGCGATTCCGAGGACGGCCGGACCACCGAGGTCCGCGGTCATGTCGTGGTCAACGCCACCGGGGTGTGGACCGACGAGATCCAGGCGCTGTCGCGTCAGCGCGGCCGGTTCCACGTGCGGGCCTCCAAGGGCGTGCACATCGTGGTGCCGCGGGACCGGATCGTCAGCGAGGCGGCGATCATCCTGCGGACCGAGAAGTCGGTGCTGTTCGTCATCCCGTGGGGCACGCACTGGATCATCGGCACCACCGACACCGACTGGAATCTGGACCTGGCGCATCCGGCGGCCACCAAGGCCGATATCGACTACATCCTGACCCACGTCAACACCGCGTTGGCCACTCCGCTGACCCACGCCGACATCGAGGGCGTCTACGCGGGCCTGCGCCCGCTGCTGGCCGGGGAGAACGACGACACCTCCAAGCTTTCGCGGGAGCACGCCGTGGCCGTCCCGTCGCCGGGGCTGGTGGCCATCGCCGGCGGCAAGTACACGACCTACCGGGTGATGGGCGCCGATGCCATCGACGCGGCCGCCGAGTACGTCCCGACGCGGGTGGCGCCCTCGATCACCGAGAAGGTGCCGCTGGTGGGTGCGGACGGTTACTTTGCCCTGGTCAACCAGGCCGAGCACGTCGGGGCCGAGCAGGGGCTGCATCCCTACCGGGTGCGGCATCTGTTGGACCGCTACGGTTCGCTGATCCACGATGTGCTGGCGCTGGCCGACGGGCAACCCGACCTGTTGGATCCGATCGCCGAGGCACCCACCTACCTGAAGGTGGAGGTCGCCTATGCGGCCCTCGCCGAGGGGGCGCTGCATCTCGAGGACGTTCTGGCCCGGCGGACCCGGATCGCCATCGAATACGCGCACCGCGGTGTCAACTGTGCGCAGGAGGTCGCCGAGGTGATGGCCGCGGCGCTCGGCTGGGACGACGCCGCCGTTGCGGCGGAGGTGGCCAACTACGCCGCGCGGGTGGAGGCGGAGATCCTCTCGCAGGAACAGCCCGACGACGAGTCGGCGGACGCGCTGCGGGCGAGTGCGCCCGAAGCCCGGGCCGAGATTCTGGAGCCGATTCCGCTTACCTGA
- the nhaA gene encoding Na+/H+ antiporter NhaA, translated as MTSGRTPLFGRETPTESRRLTDVLRNETVGGALLLVAAAVAIGWANSPWAEGYYRLGSATVGPQSWHLNLSLAQWSADGLLAIFFFVVGLELKHEVRAGDLRDPRRAALPVVAAVGGMVMPAVIFVAVNAHTGGGALRGWAIPTATDIAFALAVLAVIASHLPSALRTFLLTLAVVDDLLAVTVIAVFYSDDLDIAMLALAVVPLVLFAVASRRLGNVAVLLPLAAATWYLVHQSGVHATIAGVLLGLVVPVHVAGKPVTTPRRLDAQTVERRIHPLSAGVAVPVFAFFAAGMTIGGLDGLFATLRDPVAIGIGLGLVAGKAIGITGAAALTAAVTRAELDASLKWIDVVAVALLGGIGFTVALLIGHLAYADLARQEHVKLGVLAGTLTSALLASVLLKARDRSYARSAAGPPA; from the coding sequence TTGACTTCTGGCCGCACGCCGCTTTTCGGCCGTGAAACACCGACTGAATCGCGCCGGCTCACCGATGTGCTCCGCAACGAGACCGTCGGTGGTGCGCTGCTGCTCGTCGCAGCGGCCGTCGCGATCGGATGGGCCAATTCGCCCTGGGCGGAAGGCTACTACCGACTCGGGTCGGCCACCGTGGGTCCGCAAAGCTGGCACCTGAACCTGTCGCTGGCACAGTGGTCGGCCGACGGCTTGCTGGCCATCTTCTTTTTCGTGGTCGGCCTCGAACTCAAACACGAGGTACGCGCCGGCGACCTCCGCGATCCGCGTCGGGCGGCACTGCCGGTCGTCGCCGCGGTCGGTGGAATGGTCATGCCCGCCGTGATATTCGTCGCAGTCAACGCCCACACCGGCGGTGGGGCACTGCGCGGCTGGGCCATCCCCACCGCCACCGACATCGCGTTCGCCCTCGCCGTCTTGGCGGTGATCGCCTCGCATCTGCCGTCGGCGTTGCGCACCTTCCTGCTGACCCTGGCGGTGGTCGACGATCTCTTGGCGGTCACCGTGATCGCGGTGTTCTACTCCGACGATCTCGACATCGCCATGCTCGCGCTGGCCGTTGTCCCGCTGGTGCTGTTCGCGGTGGCGAGTCGCCGTCTCGGCAACGTCGCGGTCCTGCTGCCGCTGGCGGCCGCGACCTGGTATCTGGTCCACCAATCCGGTGTGCACGCCACCATCGCCGGTGTCCTGCTCGGCCTCGTCGTCCCCGTCCACGTCGCCGGCAAACCGGTGACGACGCCGCGGCGACTGGACGCCCAGACCGTCGAGCGCCGCATTCATCCGTTGTCCGCCGGCGTGGCCGTCCCGGTGTTCGCGTTCTTCGCCGCCGGGATGACCATCGGGGGCCTCGACGGCCTGTTCGCCACACTCCGTGACCCGGTCGCGATCGGTATCGGGCTGGGGTTGGTAGCCGGCAAAGCCATCGGCATCACCGGCGCAGCGGCCTTGACCGCGGCCGTGACCCGCGCCGAACTCGATGCATCGCTGAAGTGGATCGACGTGGTGGCCGTGGCCCTGCTCGGCGGGATCGGATTCACCGTCGCCCTGCTGATCGGGCATCTGGCGTACGCCGATCTCGCCCGCCAGGAACACGTCAAGTTGGGTGTGCTGGCCGGTACGTTGACCTCCGCGCTGCTGGCATCGGTGCTGCTGAAGGCCCGCGACCGCAGCTATGCCCGCAGCGCCGCCGGACCACCGGCATGA
- a CDS encoding winged helix-turn-helix domain-containing protein, giving the protein MKILLLTDRDGFAGSMSSLVAFGNSLTRGPLSIASSTDCQGPQCVLVDGTTDRSAARESCRRVGAWAPAAALLAVVTADDFAAVGLDWHVDDVLIATAGPAEANARLRMALRRRNQFTHHAVQFGDLVIQTDSYTASLSGRDLDLTLTEFRLLNHLVRHPGQAFTRTRLLRDIWGGTGSRRKVDVHVQRLRAKLGPDHESIVDTVRGVGYMTPAAPDAQWALAN; this is encoded by the coding sequence ATGAAGATCCTGCTACTGACCGACCGTGACGGGTTCGCCGGGTCGATGTCGTCGCTGGTCGCCTTCGGCAACTCCCTGACCCGCGGCCCCCTGTCCATTGCGTCGTCCACCGATTGTCAAGGTCCACAATGTGTTCTGGTCGACGGCACCACGGATCGGTCGGCCGCTCGCGAGAGCTGCCGCCGAGTCGGTGCCTGGGCACCCGCCGCGGCTCTACTGGCGGTGGTGACCGCCGACGACTTCGCGGCGGTAGGACTCGATTGGCACGTCGACGACGTGCTGATCGCGACCGCAGGCCCGGCGGAGGCGAACGCGCGGCTGCGGATGGCGCTACGGCGGCGAAACCAGTTCACCCACCATGCCGTGCAGTTCGGTGATCTGGTCATCCAGACCGACAGCTACACCGCATCACTGTCCGGCCGGGATCTGGATCTGACGCTCACCGAGTTCAGGCTCCTCAATCACCTGGTGCGGCACCCGGGACAAGCATTCACCCGAACCCGGTTGTTGCGCGATATCTGGGGTGGAACGGGCAGCCGTCGCAAAGTCGACGTCCACGTGCAGCGGTTGCGCGCCAAGCTCGGCCCCGACCACGAATCGATCGTCGACACCGTTCGCGGCGTGGGCTACATGACTCCGGCCGCACCGGACGCACAGTGGGCTCTGGCCAACTGA